One Punica granatum isolate Tunisia-2019 chromosome 3, ASM765513v2, whole genome shotgun sequence genomic window carries:
- the LOC116201487 gene encoding beta-amyrin 28-monooxygenase-like produces the protein MDLFYACALYVGILYVSLSLTIYLVHKHKAKAHGTTGIHDLPPGKTGYWPIIGETLDYFMAGRNDTPGKFVTDRTSRYSSDVFRTSLLGVGKNVAVFCGASGNKFLFSSESKYVTGWWPRSIKMVAEFPDPDSVDGYSTDDSSAKIRRFILEFVRPEALQRYIPIMDSMAKQHLEADWAPYEEVRAFPLLMKYTFALSCRFLMGIQDPTFVTRLGNMFALVSSGILSVPINFPGTAHYKAIQAGKSIRFDLLPIIKRRKREIMENKDTAVAKDLLSKMLLAEDENGRPVMKETEIGNTIISKLLASQDSSSTTIMFVVKYLAEYPDVYKQVWKEQKEIARSKGRDELLNWEDVQKMRYSWMVACEVLRLSPPGPGAFRRVITDFSYSGFTIPKGWKAHWNVYSTHLNPRYFPDPEKFDPSRFEGRGPAPFTFVPFGGGPRMCPGKEYARVQILVFMHNLVIKFRWKKAIPDEKIIYNPLPVPASGLPIHIEPRI, from the exons ATGGATCTCTTCTACGCTTGCGCGCTTTACGTCGGCATCCTCTAtgtctccctctctctcaccATCTACCTCGTCCACAAACATAAAGCAAAAGCTCATGGCACCACCGGCATCCATGACCTCCCACCAGGCAAGACCGGATATTGGCCAATCATCGGGGAGACCCTGGACTATTTCATGGCCGGTCGCAATGATACCCCCGGGAAGTTCGTCACAGACAGGACCAGCAGGTACTCCTCTGATGTCTTCCGGACTTCTCTGCTGGGTGTGGGCAAGAACGTGGCCGTGTTCTGCGGAGCTTCTGGCAACAAGTTCCTCTTCTCCAGTGAGAGCAAGTACGTCACCGGGTGGTGGCCTCGCTCCATCAAGATGGTCGCGGAGTTCCCCGACCCCGACAGTGTGGATGGCTACTCAACTGACGATTCATCCGCCAAAATCCGGAGGTTCATTCTCGAGTTCGTGAGGCCTGAAGCGCTCCAGCGTTACATACCTATCATGGACTCCATGGCAAAGCAGCACCTCGAAGCTGATTGGGCCCCTTATGAGGAAGTCAGGGCCTTCCCACTGCTAATGAAGTACACCTTTGCCTTGTCCTGTCGTTTCTTAATGGGCATCCAGGATCCCACTTTCGTCACTAGGCTTGGGAACATGTTTGCGCTGGTCTCCTCCGGCATCCTGTCGGTGCCCATAAACTTTCCAGGGACAGCTCACTACAAGGCAATCCAAGCAGGGAAGAGCATCCGCTTTGATCTGCTGCCCATAATAAAGAGGAGGAAAAGGGAGATTATGGAGAACAAGGACACGGCCGTGGCGAAGGACTTGCTGTCTAAGATGCTGCTTGCGGAGGATGAGAATGGCCGGCCAGTCATGAAGGAGACTGAGATTGGTAATACGATAATATCCAAACTCCTTGCAAGCCAAGATTCGAGCAGTACCACGATCATGTTTGTGGTGAAATATCTTGCCGAGTACCCCGACGTCTACAAGCAGGTCTGGAAAG AGCAAAAGGAAATTGCGAGGAGCAAAGGCCGCGATGAGTTACTCAACTGGGAAGACGTACAGAAGATGAGGTACTCCTGGATGGTTGCCTGCGAGGTCCTGAGGCTGTCTCCACCTGGTCCAGGTGCCTTCCGAAGGGTGATAACGGACTTCAGTTACTCAGGCTTTACCATTCCCAAGGGTTGGAAG gCTCATTGGAATGTATACTCCACGCACCTGAACCCCAGATATTTCCCTGATCCAGAGAAGTTTGATCCTTCAAGATTCGAGGGGAGAGGGCCTGCGCCGTTCACTTTTGTACCCTTTGGAGGAGGACCCCGTATGTGCCCAGGGAAGGAGTATGCCAGGGTGCAGATACTTGTTTTCATGCACAATCTGGTGATCAAGTTCAGATGGAAGAAAGCTATCCCCGATGAGAAAATCATCTACAACCCTCTTCCGGTCCCTGCCAGCGGTCTTCCTATTCACATTGAACCTCGTATCTAA